One genomic region from Procambarus clarkii isolate CNS0578487 chromosome 85, FALCON_Pclarkii_2.0, whole genome shotgun sequence encodes:
- the LOC123746693 gene encoding uncharacterized protein isoform X2 has translation MLEPGTMEANQNTSGMMWYNYNPVDGLITTSAPVQVELGTVDIARQINQQVQLQYGSLQAVPAQTQHQIIVAHQPQPQPSPSMPEPPTTPKPPKPRTRPANGERVPCGECGKTFSCNANLRDHIRLHTGERPFICSECGMSFAQRSNWRLHKRVHTGERPYMCGICGKTFSRSSHLPGHMRVHTGERPYSCEQCEHSFASAQALKNHARTHTGEKPFVCEYCQTAFTHSSSLSSHKKRCTGEKRKRGRPLGSGRKTYRKKPTGRPRGRPRKKSRYSKRGRRKNPPPEEHSEQKEVTVIKAEIHRDNGEEVQMQSVIQAKQEIEEVPTVIVDADSVEVDHVGLSVDPLDLNSTHIPQEDELTQESISQENHHLHHEMIPPEQVVSVAAATVGLDETSSLHQEAAVAMAALHEGAALNLAHHQLPQETYVKREAPHTMWYPKQHY, from the coding sequence ATGTTAGAACCAGGCACAATGGAGGCCAATCAGAACACGTCGGGTATGATGTGGTATAACTACAATCCTGTAGATGGCCTTATTACTACTAGTGCTCCAGTGCAAGTTGAGCTAGGGACGGTTGACATAGCAAGACAAATTAATCAACAAGTCCAGTTACAGTATGGAAGCCTACAGGCAGTACCAGCCCAAACCCAGCACCAGATAATAGTTGCTCATCAGCCACAACCTCAACCTTCTCCATCAAtgccagaaccaccaacaactcCCAAACCACCAAAGCCTCGTACAAGGCCAGCAAATGGTGAACGGGTGCCATGTGGTGAGTGTGGAAAGACTTTCTCTTGTAATGCAAACTTAAGAGATCACATAAGACTTCACACTGGTGAAAGACCATTTATTTGTAGTGAATGTGGAATGTCTTTTGCTCAGCGCTCCAATTGGAGGTTACATAAACGTGTCCATACCGGAGAAAGACCTTACATGTGCGGTATATGTGGTAAAACATTTTCTCGTAGTTCCCATTTACCTGGTCATATGAGAGTTCATACTGGAGAAAGACCTTATTCCTGTGAGCAGTGTGAGCATTCATTTGCTTCTGCACAAGCTCTTAAAAATCATGCACGCACCCACACAGGTGAGAAACCTTTTGTATGTGAATATTGCCAGACTGCTTTCACACACAGTTCATCCTTGTCCTCTCATAAGAAAAGATGcacgggtgaaaagagaaaacgtGGTAGACCTCTTGGTAGTGGCCGTAAGACTTATAGAAAAAAGCCAACTGGTAGACCTCGTGGGCGCCCTAGAAAGAAAAGTCGTTACAGTAAAAGGGGTCGCAGGAAGAACCCTCCACCCGAGGAACATTCAGAACAAAAAGAAGTTACTGTAATTAAAGCAGAGATTCATAGAGATAATGGTGAAGAAGTTCAGATGCAGTCAGTGATACAGGCAAAACAAGAGATTGAAGAAGTGCCCACTGTAATTGTTGACGCAGACTCCGTGGAAGTAGATCATGTTGGCCTATCTGTTGATCCATTAGATTTAAATAGTACCCACATACCACAGGAAGATGAGCTTACACAAGAATCTATATCTCAGGAAAATCATCATCTTCATCATGAAATGATACCACCGGAACAAGTTGTGTCTGTGGCTGCAGCAACTGTAGGCTTGGATGAAACGAGCAGTCTTCATCAAGAAGCAGCTGTTGCTATGGCTGCTTTACATGAGGGAGCAGCTCTTAACTTAGCTCATCACCAGTTGCCTCAAGAGACGTATGTTAAGAGAGAAGCGCCTCATACTATGTGGTATCCAAAGCAACACTACTAA